A stretch of DNA from Yoonia sp. BS5-3:
AAAGCAGTTGATCATAGCCTTTCTTTGACGGCCTACGCACATGTTGCACTGCACACCGTCACGGTTGTCCAAGCTGCTCTTTAGAAATCTTGCATAGCTCTTACCGCTGGTAGCCGCGCGTTTTGGCGGGGCGTTTTGCTTTCAGCTGTCAAAGAGGATTTCAAGATGAACAAGGCGATTACGGATGGTATTGTTTTTCAACCATTGCCCTTTTCCGCCGGGCTTAGCATTTGGTCAAGCGGCGATGGGACGCCCGGGTCTGATACCTATGCTGTCAGCGGATCAGGGGTTTTTGTCGCTGCGGATCAGGATTTTGCCGGTTGTCTTGAGGTCCTCAAAGTCGATTCCGTTACCAATGTGCGCTATATGGGCGAGACACCTGTTTTGCCGGGCTGCTATCTGCGTGTCACCGCGCGGGTCAAGGCTGTTGCGGGTGCACTTCCATCGGTGCGCATCTCTGGCTGGGCAGGGCTTGCTGGCGGTGCACAGGCGACCGGGTTGACCGAATATGGACCAGCCACTCAACTGACGACATATGGCGAAGTGGTCGAGGTCAGCGCCGTCATCGCAACCGCCGATCGGACCGGCGTTGATATGGTTTGGACTGGCGCGAATTACGGGCATATCGGGCTTGATCTGACAGGTGCAAATGGCGGGCTGGTGCGGATCGACGATATTCAAATCGAAGATATCACATCCGTTTTCACCCGCGATTTGGTCGGTCTGGTTGATGTGCGTGATTACGGGGCCAAAGGCGATGGTGTCACTGATGACAGCGCGGCGTTCGATGCCGCAGATGCCGCCGCAAATGGTCGGACCGTCATTGTCCCCGAAGGTGACTACCTGCTTGCCAGTGATGTCAGCATGCAAAGTTCGGTGAACTTTATCGGGCGGATTGTCCAAGCGCCGGATTATCATTTCATTTTGCAGCGCGAATACAACTACGACAGCTATTTTGACGCTTTCCAGGACGAGGAAACCGCCTTTAAGAAAGCCTATCAGGCGTTGATCAACTTTGCCGATCATGAATCGCTGGATCTATGCGGTCGCCGGATCTTATTAACCGAGCCTGTGGACATGCAGGCCTGCGACCCAAGCCGCGACCGCTTTGAGACCCGCCGCGTAATCCGCAATGGCCATTTCCAGCCCGAGGATGGGGCGGTCTGGGACACGACCGAGGTCACATCCCAGGCGACCTATTCTGCCAGTGATGACAACCGCCTGACCAATGTCGTCAATATCGCCAGCATTCCGGTCGGTGCCTTGGTGCAGGGCAACGGCGTGGGCCGCGAGGTCTATGTGACGTCCGTCAATGTCAGCGCCGAGACGCTTGAGCTAAGCCGCCCGCTTTATGATGCGGAAGGGTCGCAAGAATTCACATTCACCCGCTTCAAATACATGCTGGATTTCTCAGGCTATGTGAAATTCAGCCAGTTTATCATTGATGATATTGAGTTTCAGGGGCGTGGTATCGCGAGTGGCATCATGTTGGCCCCCGATGGCTTTACTTTCCATATCCGCGATTGTTTCATCAACAAACCCAAAGACCGCGGTCTCACCTCGCCGGGTCGTGGTTGCCAGGGGATGATGATTGACCGCTGCAATCTGATCTCGGATGAGCAGGATGTGCCGGTGGCTGACCGGGTCAGCATCGGGTTCAACGCCAATGCCAATGACGTCAAAATCCGCAATAACCGGACCAGCAAATTCATGCATTTCTGTGTGCTTGCCGGATCGGGTAGCTTGATTGCCGGAAATCACTGGTTCCATGGCGATGATGAAGTCAATGGCGTCCGTAAGGGCGGGGTCGTCATCACATTGCCTAACCCCAAAAGCATATTCACCGGCAATTATTGCGATAACAACTTCATTGAATGGACAAATGAGCATTCCAGCTCGCCTGCGCTGGGCGCGCAGTTTTCCTTTGGTGGGCTGACGATTACCGGGAATATGTTCACCACCAATGATGTGGCCGATTGGTTCAATTTCATTGTGATCAAACCTTATGGGGCGAACCACTTTATCAACGGATTTGCTGTGGTCGGAAATGTGTTCCGGTCGCTCAATGGTCGTATTGACCGGGTTGAGAATGTCGACACGACTTTTGCGGATCTGGATTTCAGCCGCACCCGTAGTTTTGAATTCACCGGCAACACGTTCCACAACGTGAATGAACCTGTCTCGAACCCCGTTTCGTTGTCCCATACCCAAGCAACCGAGGCCTCGACATGGGTGATGGATACGGACACCAGCCTGCCATTTGGCGGTGTCGCTAAGACTGTCGAAAGCGTGATGCCAGTTGGGGAAATTACGGATACCAGCGACGCCCGCCGCCATGATTTCCCATGGGCCGAGGGCGGACAGGGGGCGGATTCGCGCTCGGTGCACCTGAATTGGCCCGTCGCGGTAAAAGGGGCTGTGCGTTATCAAGTTCGGATGGACGATACGATCTAGAGGCCATGTCGCCGCCTATGTTTGGTTGACAAAAAGGGCACCCTTTGGGTGCCCTTTTTCTATTTATGCGATCCTATTTGCCTGCAAATTAGGCAAGCGTTCGCAATCAGGGCAAAACTTGACGCGATTTTGCTGGTCCTCTCTGGCCTCATTGCCTGTTTCTTTGGCAGTTTGTCCGGCGAAGACTGACCGACAGGATCCGACGATCACCTACGCTGCCGAAATTCGTACCACTGATGCCGAACCGCTTGCGCCCCGCGCGCAGGGCGTTTTGCGTTTGGCCGCCAAGCGCCGCGATGCACAGACGGTGATCGCCGATCTGCGCCAGGAAGGATCGCTGAAGGCGCTGTTTCCGCAGGTCCGTGGTCATGCGCTGGACGCGGTGTTTCTGAATACGGCTGGCGGGCTGACGGGCGGCGATCGGATGCAGATCGACATACAGGCGCAGGCGGACGCGCATGTGATTGTATCCTCGCAAGCTGCGGAGCGGGCCTATCGCGCGCAGCCAAATCAGATTGCGCAAAGCGAAGTTCGTTTGCAGGCCGCACCGGGTGGACGCATCGATTGGTTGCCACAGGAAACGATCCTGTTTGATCAGGCCGCGCTGAACCGCCGCTTGGAGGTCCGGCTGGCTGGTGACGCGTCGGCCCTTTTGGTCGAGCCCATTATCTTTGGCCGCGCTGCGATGGGCGAAACGGTTGAGACATTGCATTTGCGCGATCAATGGCGCGTGTGGCGGGATGATGAACTGGTGTTCGCGGATGCGGTCCGCCTGATTGGCAAAGCGCAACAGATGCTGCGCGAAACTGCCATTGGCGGCGGGGCAGCGGCGATGGCGACGGTTTTGTTTGCCAGCCCGCAAGCGGCCGCATTTGCCGAACGGCTGACCTTGCCTGACACAAGCGGTGTGAGCCTTATCCGCGATGACGTTCTGCTGGTGCGGATGCTCGCGGCGGATGGCTTTGCGCTGCGAAAGCAGGTAATCCCTGTTGTTGAAGCGCTGTCCACAGCGCCCATCCCTCGTGTTTGGAGACTATAGACACATGCAACTGACCCCTCGCGAAAAAGACAAGCTGCTGATCGCCATGGCCGCTGAGGTCGCGCGCAAACGGCTAAACCGCGGTGTGAAACTGAATTACCCCGAGGCCATTGCCCTGATCACCGATGCGGTGGTCGAAGGCGCGCGTGATGGGCGGTCTGTGGCAGATATGATGGAGGCCGGGGCGCAGGTGATCACCCGCGATCAGGTTATGGACGGGATCGCCGAGATGATCCACGAAGTCCAGGTCGAGGCGACTTTTCCAGATGGCACCAAGCTG
This window harbors:
- a CDS encoding urease accessory protein UreD is translated as MTRFCWSSLASLPVSLAVCPAKTDRQDPTITYAAEIRTTDAEPLAPRAQGVLRLAAKRRDAQTVIADLRQEGSLKALFPQVRGHALDAVFLNTAGGLTGGDRMQIDIQAQADAHVIVSSQAAERAYRAQPNQIAQSEVRLQAAPGGRIDWLPQETILFDQAALNRRLEVRLAGDASALLVEPIIFGRAAMGETVETLHLRDQWRVWRDDELVFADAVRLIGKAQQMLRETAIGGGAAAMATVLFASPQAAAFAERLTLPDTSGVSLIRDDVLLVRMLAADGFALRKQVIPVVEALSTAPIPRVWRL
- a CDS encoding urease subunit gamma; this encodes MQLTPREKDKLLIAMAAEVARKRLNRGVKLNYPEAIALITDAVVEGARDGRSVADMMEAGAQVITRDQVMDGIAEMIHEVQVEATFPDGTKLVTVHDPIR
- a CDS encoding glycosyl hydrolase family 28-related protein, producing MNKAITDGIVFQPLPFSAGLSIWSSGDGTPGSDTYAVSGSGVFVAADQDFAGCLEVLKVDSVTNVRYMGETPVLPGCYLRVTARVKAVAGALPSVRISGWAGLAGGAQATGLTEYGPATQLTTYGEVVEVSAVIATADRTGVDMVWTGANYGHIGLDLTGANGGLVRIDDIQIEDITSVFTRDLVGLVDVRDYGAKGDGVTDDSAAFDAADAAANGRTVIVPEGDYLLASDVSMQSSVNFIGRIVQAPDYHFILQREYNYDSYFDAFQDEETAFKKAYQALINFADHESLDLCGRRILLTEPVDMQACDPSRDRFETRRVIRNGHFQPEDGAVWDTTEVTSQATYSASDDNRLTNVVNIASIPVGALVQGNGVGREVYVTSVNVSAETLELSRPLYDAEGSQEFTFTRFKYMLDFSGYVKFSQFIIDDIEFQGRGIASGIMLAPDGFTFHIRDCFINKPKDRGLTSPGRGCQGMMIDRCNLISDEQDVPVADRVSIGFNANANDVKIRNNRTSKFMHFCVLAGSGSLIAGNHWFHGDDEVNGVRKGGVVITLPNPKSIFTGNYCDNNFIEWTNEHSSSPALGAQFSFGGLTITGNMFTTNDVADWFNFIVIKPYGANHFINGFAVVGNVFRSLNGRIDRVENVDTTFADLDFSRTRSFEFTGNTFHNVNEPVSNPVSLSHTQATEASTWVMDTDTSLPFGGVAKTVESVMPVGEITDTSDARRHDFPWAEGGQGADSRSVHLNWPVAVKGAVRYQVRMDDTI